The genomic DNA CCGGGCACATGTCCCTGCCAGGGCATCCCCAGGGTTAAGCTCGCGCCCCATGTCCCAGACCCTGGCCGCGCCCGCCCACAGCGAAATCATCATCAAGAAAAGCCGCTTCATCGGCTGCGTGCAACCCATGGCCGACCGCGCCAGCGCCCAGGCCCATGTGGATGCGCTGTGGAAGCAGCACCCCGGCGCAGCCCATATCTGCTGGGCGCTGCTGGCGGGCGGCCAATCGGCCGCGGTGGATGACGGCGAGCCCGGGGGCACCGCCGGGCGCCCCATGCTCGATGTGCTGCGCCACCAGGACCTCGAAGGCGTGCTGGCCACCGTGGTGCGCTACTTTGGTGGCGTCAAGCTGGGCGCGGGCGGCCTGGTGCGCGCATATACCGACTGCGTGGCCCAGGCCCTGCTCACCGCGCCCAAGGTGCAGCTGCAGCGCATGGCCACGCTGCAATGCCTGGTGCCCTATGCGCTCGAGGGCCTGCTGCGCCGCGAGATCGAGGCCGCCGGCGCCGAACTGCTCAATGTGCAGCATGGCTCGCTCGTCGCGCTACAACTGCGCCTGCCCGAAGCCCAGGCCAACGCCTTTGTGCAGCGCATCAACGACCACGGCCAGGGCCGCGTCGGCTGGCCCGGTCCGGCGGACTGACCGCGCAGTCATTAAACACATCATTACAAACACTACACTCGCACACAGCCTTGCTTCACCGCAACTGCCCGCCTCCTGGTGACCCCCACCCCACCCGCCCATGCCGATACACCCCAGCCACCAACCTGCCGCCCACCAATCCACCCGCACCGTGGGCGTGCTGTTTTTGCTGCTGGTGCTGATGATGGCGCTGCCCGGCATGCAGGGCATGCAGGGCGTGGTGCACTACCTGCCCCTGCACATGGCGCTGGAGACGCTGGCGATCGTGGTGGCGGGGCTCACGTTTGGCGTGGTCTGGAGTGCACGCCGTGAGCAATTGCCCCGCAATGCGCTGCTGCTGGCCTGTGCCTTCCTGGGCGTGGCCCTGCTCGATTTCAGCCACATGCTGTCTTACAGCGGCATGCCCGACTTCATCACCCCCAGCTCCCCCGACAAGGGCATCTATTTCTGGCTGGCCGCGCGGCTGCTGAGCGCGCTGGCCCTGCTCGCGGTGGCCTGGCTGCCCTGGGGCACCAGCGCCTCGCAGCCCTATGCCAGGTCGCTGGTCACCCTGGTGCTGCTGCTGGTGGCAGCGCTGCACGGGGTGTTCTTGCTGGCCCCGCACCTGGTGCCCGCCACCTTCGTTCCCGGCCAGGGGCTTACCGCATTCAAGATCGCTTTTGAATACGCGCTGATGGCCCTTTACATGGCCGCCGCCGCGTTGTTGCTGTGGCACATGCGCCGCCCGCGCAGTTTCAACGCCAGTGGCCTGTTTTCAGCGGCGTGCATCATGGCGCTCGGCGAGTTCTTCTTTACGCGCTACAGCGGCGTCACCGACACCTACAACCTGATGGGCCACATCTACAAGGTGCTGGCCTACACCTGTCTGTACCGCGCCGTTTTTGCCGAAATCGTGCAACAGCCCTACACCCTACTGCGGGCATCCCAAAGGCAGCTGCAGGCCACACTGGATGCCCTGCCAGACCCGCTGCTGGAGATCGACGACGAAGGGCGCTATGTGGATGTGCGCACCGGCCACGCCGGCAGCCTGGCCGCACCCGTCAGCGAGCTGGTGGGTAAAACCATGCACGAAGTCTTGCCCGTTGAAAGCGCCCGCACCACCATGGCCGCCCTGGACGAAGCCCGCCAGCAAGGCTTCTCCCGCGGCCGCGTGGTGGCCCTGGATGTGCCCGACGGCAAGCGCTGGTTTGAGCTGTCGGTGGCGCGCAAGGCCCCGCAAGCGGGCCAGGGCCAGCACTTCGTGGTGATTTCGCGCGACATCACCCAACGCCTGGAGAACGACGAGGCCATGCGCAAGCTCTCGCAGGCCGTATCGCAAAGCCCCCTGTCCATCGTCATCACCGACCGGCAAGGGCGCATCGAATTCGTCAATGACGCCTTCACCCGCTCCAGCGAATACAGCGCCGCGCAGGTGCTGGGCAAAAACCCGCGCATGCTGCGCTCGGGCAAAACCCCCAAGGCCACCTACCGCACCATGTGGGCCCAGCTCACCCAAGGCAAACCCTGGCAGGGCGAGCTGAGCAACCGCAGCCAGAGCGGGCGCGAGTTCACCGAATCGGTGCTCATTTACCCGGTGCGCAACGCCGAGGGCGTGGTCACCAACTACCTCGCCCACAAAGAAGACATCACCGAGCGCAAACTGGCCGCCGAGCGCATCCAGCAGCTCTCGCATTACGACCAGCTCACCGGCCTGCCCAACCGCACCTTGCTGGGCCAGCACTTTCAATACGCCACCAGCCACAGCACAGCCCTGGCCGTGCTGTGGATCGACCTGGACCGCTTCAAGGACGTGAACGACTCGCTGGGCCGCAGCGCGGGCGACCTGCTGCTGCTGGAAATATCCCACCGCCTGCGCTCCTGCCTGCCAGACAGCGCCACGCTGTCGCGCCACTCGGGCGATGATTTTGTTGCCCTGCTGCCCCAGACCTGCCAGGACGAGGCCGCCAAGTTCTGCACCCGCCTGCTGGACGTGCTGGCACAGCCGGTGCAGGTGGCGGGGCAAGAAATTTTCGTGACCGCATCGATCGGCATCGCCATCTCGCCCGACGACGGCCGCGCGCTCGACGCCCTGCTCAAAAACGCCGAAACCGCCATGTACCGCGTCAAGGACGACGGGCGTAACAGCTACCGCTTCTTCACGCCCGAGATGCAGGCGCATTCATCGCGCGCGCTGGCCCTGGGCAACGCCCTCAAACAAGCCCTGCCGCGTGGCGAGCTGCACCTGGTTTACCAGCCGCAGGTGTCGCTGCACGACGGCCACATCATTGGCGCCGAAGCCCTGCTGCGCTGGACCCACCCGCAATGGGGCGTGGTGTCGCCCGCCGAGTTCATTCCGCTGGCCGAGGCCAACGGGCTCATCGTGCCCATCGGCGAATGGGTGCTGCACACCGCCCTGCGCCAGCTGCGCGCCTGGCTCGATGGCGGCCTGCCCATGATGACCGTGGCGGTCAACCTCTCGGCGGTGCAGTTTGGCCAGGCCGGGCTGACCGACATGGTGAGCCAGCTGCTGCAGCAAACCGGCGTGCCTCCTGAAAGCCTGGAGCTCGAACTGACCGAAGCCGTGGCCATGAAAAACCCCGAAATTGCCGCCCAGAAAATGCAGGAGCTGAGCCAGCTCGGCATTCGCCTGTCCATCGACGACTTCGGCACCGGCTACTCATCGCTCAGCTACCTCAAGCGCTTTCACATCAACCAGCTCAAGATCGACCAGTCGTTTGTGCGCGACATCGGCACCGACACCGACGACCAGGCCATTGCCACCGCCATCGTCCAGATGGCCCACAGCCTGGGCATGACCACCATTGCCGAGGGCGTGGAAACCGCCGAGCAGCTCGACTTTCTGCGCGCGCGCGGTTGCGACCAGGTGCAGGGCTACCACTACAGCCGCCCGCTGCTGCCCGAGCATCTCGAAGCCTTTGTGCGCGCCAACCTCCTGGCACGCACGCTGACGCCCGCCCCCGCGGCACAGGCCGATGTTCCGGCCCAGACGCTCGAAGCCGCTATATAAAACATAGCTGCTGGCGCTTTACCCGCAAGCGGTTAAGCCTAAAAACGCCTGATAGGCGAATTCGCGCCAATCCCCCACCCCACCCGTTCGGGCTGAGCCGGTCAAAGCCAGGGTGCACCGCCCGCATTGCAGCCCGCCACCGCCACGCACAAGGCCTGTGCGCCTACAAGCCGCCCGGCCGCTGCGCCCGCACACTGCAGCTTTCTCGGCCCCTGGGGAGACACCGCATGAGCCAACCGCTCGACACCGTCATCATCGGCGCAGGCACGGCAGGCCTGGCCGCTTTGCGCGAGGTGCGCAAGCGCACCGACCGTTACCTCATCGTCAACGAAGGCCCCTGGGGCACCACCTGCGCGCGCGTGGGTTGCATGCCATCCAAGGCGCTCATTGAGGCGGCCAACGCCTTTCACCGCCGCCACACGTTTGAGGCATTTGGCCTGCGCGGCGCCACGGGTTTAAGCGCCGACATCGCCGCCGTGCTGCAGCGCGTGCGCAGCCTGCGCGACAACTTTGTGGCCGGCGCCATGCAAGCCACCGAAGCGCTGGGCGCAGCCCGTATCGCAGGCAGCGCCACCGTGCTGGGCCCCAACGCGGTAGACGTTGAAGGCACCACCTACGCCACCCGCAGCATCATCATCGCCACCGGCTCGCGCCCCCGCGTGCCCGACGAATGGCTGGCGTTTGGTGACCGCATGCTCACCACCGACACCCTGTTCGAGCAGCCCACGCTGGGCCCGCGCGTGGCCGTGATCGGCATGGGTGTGATTGGCGTGGAGATTGCGCAGGCGCTGGCCCGCCTGGACATCGAAGTGGCCACGTTCAGCACCGGCGACACCCTGGCCGGCCTGAAAGACCCCGCGCTCAACGCCGAACTGGCCGCCCTGCTCAAACACGAAATGGTGCTGCACACCGGCGCGCCGGCCGAGCTGCGCGAAGTGGCGGGCGGCATCGAGGTGCGCAGCGGCCCCAACCGCGTGGTGGTGGACCAGGTCATTGCCGCCATGGGCCGCGTGCCCAACATCGAGCACCTGGGCCTGCAGACGCTGGGCCTGCCGCTGGACAAACGCGGCATGCCCGCCGTCAACCCGCAAACCCAGCAGATCGGTGACCTGCCGGTTTTTCTGGCGGGCGACGCCAACGCCCATGCCCCGCTGCTGCACGAAGCCGCCGACGAAGGCCACATTGCCGGCATCAACGCCATGGCCTGCGCCCTCACACCTGCTGCGGCGCCGGCGGCTGCGCCTACGCGCTTTCAGCGCCGCACGCCGCTGACCATCGTGTTTTGCGACCCGCAGGTAGCCATGGTGGGCCAGCGCCTGGCCGACCTGGAAAGCGCCCACACCGTCACCGGCACCGTCAGCTTTGAAAACCAGGGCCGCGCCCGCGCTGCCCAGCGCAACCACGGGCGCCTGAATGTGTATGCCGACCGGGCCACTGGCCGCCTGCAAGGCGCCGAAATGTGCGCCCCCGAAGCCGAGCACATGGCCCACCTGCTGGCCCTGGCCGTGCAGCAAAAGCTCACGGTGCACGAGCTGCTGGGCATGCCGTTCTACCACCCGGTGCTGGAGGAAGGCCTGCGCACCGCGCTGCGCGACGCGGCACGCCAGCTGGCCGATGCCGCCAATTCACCCGAATCCGACCTGGCCTCGTGCCCCGCCCTGGGCGTTCCGGCGCTGGAGTGACCGCAAAGGTGTAACACCCCTCCAGCGCGGCGCCCGGTTGCCGATAACAAGGCATCAAATCAAGGAACCCCGCATGGACGTCGGCCTCACCAACAGCATCGTCAGCACCTCCACCGCCCTGGCCAGCCGCCAGACGTCGGATGCCATCCACATCACCGTGCTGAAAAAGGCCCTCGACGTGCAGGCCAGCGCCGCAGCCACCTTGCTGCAGGCCCTGCCCCTGCCCCAGCCTGCACTGGCCCCATCGGGCACGCTGGGCACCCAGGTCAACACCTTCGCATAAGCCAATCCACGGGCTTGTTGCACCCCGAACCTCTCCAAGGTAACCCCTCACAGACCGCCCACCCAGGCGGTCTTTTTTTGATCAACTGGAAACTTAAACTATACATTTTGAGTTAAAAGCGTATATTCACGATCATGCATAACGACCTGATCACCACCCTGGCCGCCGCCCGCAAGGCCCAGCACATCACCCAGGCCCAGCTGGCCGAAAGCGCGGGCCTTTCGCGCATGACGGTGCAGCGCACCGAAGGCGGCGACCTCGACCCCCGCTACTCCACCTTGGCCGAAATGGCGCGCGTGCTGGGGCTGGACATCATTGCCGTGCCCAGCAGCCTGCGGCCCAGCCTGCAAACGTTTATTCAGTCGGGCGGCAAGTTTTTGGGCCAGCCCGAGGGTGTGGATGCGCCGCCCTCCGTGGTGGACAGCCTCAGCCGCCCCGGTTGATCCACCCCGCACCGGATGATCGCCACCGCCATGAGCACCTCCATCCGCTACCTGCGCCTGTACCTGCACCGCCCCGCGCTGGCCAGCGGCGCACCGGGCGGCCGCGAGGCCATTGGCTACCTCTCGCAATATGGCGACATCCTGCGCGTGTCGTTTGACGAGGCCTACATCCGCAACCCGCAGCGCCCCACGCTCTCGCTCAGCTTCCAGGGCGCTGATGAGGCCGCCACGCAGCAAATTCTCGCTTCGGCCCGCGATGCGCGGCTGGTGCGCACCGACGGGCGCTGGCCGGTTTATTTTCAGAACCTGCTGCCCGAGGGCCACAACCGCGAGCGCCTCGCCCGCGAGCGTGGCTGCAGCCCCGACGATGAATTCGAGCTGCTGGCCGCCGCCGGCCACGACCTGATGGGTGCGCTGGAGGTAGAGCCCGTGCCCGCGCAAGACGGCATTCCCGATGTGGTGCGCCACTGGCACACCACCCAGGGCCTCGATGTGCTCGAGCCCGGTTTTGTGGAATACCCCGTGGAAGACGCCGCCTCGCTGCCCGGCGTGGTCACCAAATTCAGCGCCGTGCAAGATGGCCGCCGCTACACCGTGCACCGCCAGGGCGCAGCCGGCAGCGTGATCTTGAAGCTGCCCACCACCACCCACCCCGACCTGGTGGCCAACGAATACACCGGCTACCAGCTGTGCAAGGCGCTGGGCCTGCACTGCGCCGATGCCCGCATCATCACCCGCGCCCAGGCCGACCTGCCCGACACCGTGCCCTTCAACGACATATTGGCCGTGCAGCGCTTTGACCACCTGCCCGGCGGCGCCCGCGTGCACATGGAAGAGTTCAACCAGGTGCTGGGCTACACCCCGCGCCAAAAATACGGCAAAGGCATCCAGCAAGACTGGGCCACCATGCTGCGCGTGCTCAACCGCCTGAGCAGCCAGCCCGTGCAGGACACACGCGAGTTTCTGGCCCGCATGGTGGCCTTCATCCTCATGGGCAACACCGACGCGCACCTCAAAAACTGGGCCCTCATCTACCCCGACGGCCGCATGCCCCAGCTCGCCCCGGTGTACGACCCCGTTTGCGTTGCCGCGTTTTTTGACGGCCTGCCCGAGGCCCAATACGCCGTTAACCGCGCCATCGACCGCACCCTGCGCGCCTTCACCTGGCACGACATGCAGGCCCTGCTCAAGTCCGCCGGCCTGCTGCGCCTGCCACGGCACCTGGCTTTGTTACGGGATGTAGTTAGACTGGCGCAGGCCGACTGGCCGCAGCTGCTGCACACCGCCCCGCCCGCCATGCAACACACCGTGCTGCAGCGCCTGCAAGGCGCCACCGCCCTGGGCCTCTGACCTTTGCTTCCCCCCCCTTTGCATGACCTCTACCGCCCCAGCCACCGCAGCCATCGACACCGCCGCCACCCAGGCCTTCATCCAGCGCTGGCAGCACAACACCGCCAGCGAGCTGGCCACCGCGCAAAGCTTTGTGATGGACCTGTGCGCCCTGCTCGGGGTGGACAAACCCCACCCCACGCCCGAGCAAACCTACATGTTCGAGCGCCCCGTCACCTTTGACAACGCCGACGGCAGCACCCGACCCGGGCGCATTGACTGCTACCGGCGCGGCCACTTTGTGCTCGAGGCCAAAAAGCTCAAGGCCGGCAGCCACACCAAAGGCTTTGACGACGGCCTGCT from Acidovorax sp. T1 includes the following:
- a CDS encoding IMPACT family protein, whose product is MSQTLAAPAHSEIIIKKSRFIGCVQPMADRASAQAHVDALWKQHPGAAHICWALLAGGQSAAVDDGEPGGTAGRPMLDVLRHQDLEGVLATVVRYFGGVKLGAGGLVRAYTDCVAQALLTAPKVQLQRMATLQCLVPYALEGLLRREIEAAGAELLNVQHGSLVALQLRLPEAQANAFVQRINDHGQGRVGWPGPAD
- a CDS encoding bifunctional diguanylate cyclase/phosphodiesterase, encoding MPIHPSHQPAAHQSTRTVGVLFLLLVLMMALPGMQGMQGVVHYLPLHMALETLAIVVAGLTFGVVWSARREQLPRNALLLACAFLGVALLDFSHMLSYSGMPDFITPSSPDKGIYFWLAARLLSALALLAVAWLPWGTSASQPYARSLVTLVLLLVAALHGVFLLAPHLVPATFVPGQGLTAFKIAFEYALMALYMAAAALLLWHMRRPRSFNASGLFSAACIMALGEFFFTRYSGVTDTYNLMGHIYKVLAYTCLYRAVFAEIVQQPYTLLRASQRQLQATLDALPDPLLEIDDEGRYVDVRTGHAGSLAAPVSELVGKTMHEVLPVESARTTMAALDEARQQGFSRGRVVALDVPDGKRWFELSVARKAPQAGQGQHFVVISRDITQRLENDEAMRKLSQAVSQSPLSIVITDRQGRIEFVNDAFTRSSEYSAAQVLGKNPRMLRSGKTPKATYRTMWAQLTQGKPWQGELSNRSQSGREFTESVLIYPVRNAEGVVTNYLAHKEDITERKLAAERIQQLSHYDQLTGLPNRTLLGQHFQYATSHSTALAVLWIDLDRFKDVNDSLGRSAGDLLLLEISHRLRSCLPDSATLSRHSGDDFVALLPQTCQDEAAKFCTRLLDVLAQPVQVAGQEIFVTASIGIAISPDDGRALDALLKNAETAMYRVKDDGRNSYRFFTPEMQAHSSRALALGNALKQALPRGELHLVYQPQVSLHDGHIIGAEALLRWTHPQWGVVSPAEFIPLAEANGLIVPIGEWVLHTALRQLRAWLDGGLPMMTVAVNLSAVQFGQAGLTDMVSQLLQQTGVPPESLELELTEAVAMKNPEIAAQKMQELSQLGIRLSIDDFGTGYSSLSYLKRFHINQLKIDQSFVRDIGTDTDDQAIATAIVQMAHSLGMTTIAEGVETAEQLDFLRARGCDQVQGYHYSRPLLPEHLEAFVRANLLARTLTPAPAAQADVPAQTLEAAI
- a CDS encoding dihydrolipoyl dehydrogenase, encoding MSQPLDTVIIGAGTAGLAALREVRKRTDRYLIVNEGPWGTTCARVGCMPSKALIEAANAFHRRHTFEAFGLRGATGLSADIAAVLQRVRSLRDNFVAGAMQATEALGAARIAGSATVLGPNAVDVEGTTYATRSIIIATGSRPRVPDEWLAFGDRMLTTDTLFEQPTLGPRVAVIGMGVIGVEIAQALARLDIEVATFSTGDTLAGLKDPALNAELAALLKHEMVLHTGAPAELREVAGGIEVRSGPNRVVVDQVIAAMGRVPNIEHLGLQTLGLPLDKRGMPAVNPQTQQIGDLPVFLAGDANAHAPLLHEAADEGHIAGINAMACALTPAAAPAAAPTRFQRRTPLTIVFCDPQVAMVGQRLADLESAHTVTGTVSFENQGRARAAQRNHGRLNVYADRATGRLQGAEMCAPEAEHMAHLLALAVQQKLTVHELLGMPFYHPVLEEGLRTALRDAARQLADAANSPESDLASCPALGVPALE
- a CDS encoding YjfB family protein — its product is MDVGLTNSIVSTSTALASRQTSDAIHITVLKKALDVQASAAATLLQALPLPQPALAPSGTLGTQVNTFA
- a CDS encoding helix-turn-helix transcriptional regulator, whose amino-acid sequence is MHNDLITTLAAARKAQHITQAQLAESAGLSRMTVQRTEGGDLDPRYSTLAEMARVLGLDIIAVPSSLRPSLQTFIQSGGKFLGQPEGVDAPPSVVDSLSRPG
- a CDS encoding type II toxin-antitoxin system HipA family toxin, with protein sequence MSTSIRYLRLYLHRPALASGAPGGREAIGYLSQYGDILRVSFDEAYIRNPQRPTLSLSFQGADEAATQQILASARDARLVRTDGRWPVYFQNLLPEGHNRERLARERGCSPDDEFELLAAAGHDLMGALEVEPVPAQDGIPDVVRHWHTTQGLDVLEPGFVEYPVEDAASLPGVVTKFSAVQDGRRYTVHRQGAAGSVILKLPTTTHPDLVANEYTGYQLCKALGLHCADARIITRAQADLPDTVPFNDILAVQRFDHLPGGARVHMEEFNQVLGYTPRQKYGKGIQQDWATMLRVLNRLSSQPVQDTREFLARMVAFILMGNTDAHLKNWALIYPDGRMPQLAPVYDPVCVAAFFDGLPEAQYAVNRAIDRTLRAFTWHDMQALLKSAGLLRLPRHLALLRDVVRLAQADWPQLLHTAPPAMQHTVLQRLQGATALGL